The sequence CATAGCTACGAGTTCACCCTGTACTAACCTAGCACTGTCACCCTGTATGAACTCCGCACTGACACAGCCAGGGTCTTCCACCCATAGCTACCAGACCACCATGTACTAACCTAGCACTGTCACCATGTATGAACTCTGCACTGTTACAGCCACGGTCCTCCACCCATAGCTAGCAGACCACCCTGTACTAACCTAGCACTGTCACCCTGTTTGAACTCTTCACTGTTACAGCCATGGTTCTCCACCCATAGCTAGCAGACCACCCTGTACTAACCAAGCACGGTCACCCTGTATGAACTCCGCACTGACACAGCCAGGGTCTTCCACCCATAGCTACCAGACCACCCTGTACTAACCTAGCACTGTCACCATGTATGAACTCTGCACTGTTACAGCCATGGTCCTCCACCCATAGCTAGCAGACCACCCTGTACTAACCAAGCACGGTCACGTCACCCTGTATGAACTCCGCACTGACACAGCCAGGGTCTTCCACCCATAGCTACTAGACCACCCTGTACTAACCTAGCACTGTCACCATGTATGAACTCCGCACTGTTACAGCCATGGTCCTCCACCCATAGCTACCAGACCACCATGTACTAACCTAGCACTGTCACCATGTATGAACTCTGCACTGACACAGCCAGGGTCTTCCACCCATAGCTACCAGACCACCCTGTACTAACCTAGCACTGTCACCATGTATGAACTCTTCACTGTTACAGCCATGGTCCTCCACCCATAGCTACGAGTTCACCCTGTACTAACCTAGCACTGTCACCCTGTATGAACTCCGCACTGACACAGCCAGGGTCTTCCACCCATAGCTACCAGACCACCATGTACTAACCTAGCACTGTCACCATGTATGAACTCTGCACTGTTACAGCCACGGTCCTCCACCCATAGCTAGCAGACCACCCTGTACTAACCTAGCACTGTCACCCTGTTTGAACTCTTCACTGTTACAGCCATGGTTCTCCACCCATAGCTAGCAGACCACCCTGTACTAACCAAGCACGGTCACCCTGTATGAACTCCGCACTGACACAGCCAGGGTCTTCCACCCATAGCTACCAGACCACCCTGTACTAACCTAGCACTGTCACCATGTATGAACTCTGCACTGTTACAGCCATGGTCCTCCACCCATAGCTAGCAGACCACCCTGTACTAACCAAGCACGGTCACGTCACCCTGTATGAACTCCGCACTGACACAGCCAGGGTCTTCCACCCATAGCTACTAGACCACCCTGTACTAACCTAGCACTGTCACCATGTATGAACTCCGCACTGTTACAGCCATGGTCCTCCACCCATAGCTACCAGACCACCATGTACTAACCTAGCACTGTCACCATGTATGAACTCTGCACTGACACAGCCAGGGTCTTCCACCCATAGCTACCAGACCACCCTGTACTAACCTAGCACTGTCACCATGTATGAACTCTGCACTGACACAGCCAGGGTCTTCCACCCATAGCTAGCAGACCACCCTGTACTAACCAAGCACGGTCACCCTGTATGAACTCCGCACTGACACAGCCAGGGTCTTCCACCCATAGCTACCAGACCACCCTGTACTAACCTAGCACTGTCACCATGTATGAACTCTGCACTGACACAGCCAGGGTCTTCTACCCATTGCTAGCAGACCACCCTGTACTAACCAAGCACGCTCACCCTGTATGAACTCCGCACTGACACAGCCAGGGTCTTCCACCCATAGCTACCAGACCACCCCGTACTAACCAAGCACGGTCACCCTGTATGAACTCCGCACTGACACAGCCAGGGTCTTCCACCCATAGCTACCAGACCACCCTGTACTAACCTAGCACTGTCACCATGTATGAACTCCGCACTGACACAGCCAGGGTCTTCCACCCATAGCTACCAGACCACCCTGTACTAACCTAGCATTGTCACCATGTATGAACTCTGCACTGTTACAGCCATGGTCTTCCACCCATAGCTACCAGACCACCATGTACTAACCTAGCACTGTCACCATGTATGAACTCTGCACTGACACAGCCAGGTTCTTCCACCCATAGCTACCAGACCACCCTGTACTAACCTAGTACTGTCACCCTTTATGAACTCCGCACTGCCACAGTCAGGGTCCTCCACCCATAGCTACCAGACCACCCTGTACTAACCAAGCACAGTCACTCTGTATGAACTCTGCACTGACACAGCCAGGGTCTTCCACCCATAGCTACGAGTTCACCCTGTACTAACCTAGCACTGTCACCCTGTATGAACTCCGCACTGCCACGGTCCTCCACCCATGGCTACCAGACCACCCTGTACTAACCAAGCACTGTCACCCTGTATGATCTCCGCACTGCCACAGTCAGGGTCCTCCACCCATAGGTGGGCTTGAAAACGAGGGAGTGgatgcagtttagaaatcatgtcctgatttttcagcttttgacagctcccactctagtttggaacattttgccattcattcctatggaaaAGGGtacgctgtgtctttaagacaaaaaaGTGTGCAATATTTCTTTAAGACGTATTTCAGTGCTTGTGGTAATTCACAATTTCTATATTGTGGGTGTAATATTATCCTATACACATGTGTAaatacacaaaagtgcaaatatctctgatATAACAGTGCTAGAGTGCAACACAAAATTCGGATAAATGTAATAAAACGGAGTGCATACAATACCCAGCTGTATATACCCTGGATTGGGTTACTCCAGATTACTTGTACATATGTATAAAAGGCAAAAAGAAAGATACATAGCGTGATACAGTATAACAAATAGGAATGTGGAGACAATATATGTATCGGTAcactcacaagtggagagcagataagtctgctctaactgtatcCGCTTTGTATATAAAAGATTCACAAGACGGCAGCAGCTTGAAACGAAAATGGCTTTAATATCTGCAAAACTCTTTCTCTCACTTAGATTGAGCAGATGTGTATAATATGAATATGGTTTACACAGAATAAGATTGTTTAGATATGTGCTGTAAGAAAATGTAGTTTAGGTGATAGGACTCTATGAATGAACTTTTAAATGAAGATTATTGGAATAACACATAGAGACTACATTTCTAACCAATGAGAGGATATAATGGGCGGACACACGCCCCTGTGAGTGGACTTAAAAAGAAGACAGCAGCAGGATGGgagtgtgatctgaggaagccgaatctgaggcgaaacgcgtcatcacgcacgtcccgTGGTTACGTCACTAGGCTCCGCCTCCAGGAAGTGTTTGCGATATTGCGGTATTGTGTTAGTCGGCAACCAAACCGAACGGAACATTTTTCCAGAGAAGGGCTGAGGGAGCTAAGTGACaccgtttttttaaattgtgaagtTTTGCAGATATTAAAGCCATTTTCGTTTCAAGCTGCTGCCGTCTTGTGAATCTTTTATATACAAAGCGgatacagttagagcagacttatctgctctccacttgtgagtgTACCGATACATATATTGTCTCCACATTCCTATTTGTTATACTGTATCACGCTATGTATCTTTCTTTTTGCCTTTTATACACATGTACAAGTAATCTGGAGTAACCCAATTCAGGGTATATACAGCTGGGTATTGTATGCACTCCGTTTTATTACATTTATCCGAATTTTGTGTTGCACTCTAGCACTGTTATatcagagatatttgcacttttgtctATTTACACGCGTGTATAGGATAATATTACACCTATAGTATAGAAACTGTGAATTACCACAAGCACTGAAATACGTCTTAAAgaaatattgcactttttttgtcttaaagacacagcgcaccctttTTCTTATGTTGTTGTATTCTGAGTGTTTTATGAGTTATTGCACTTTATAAGGGAGCTGCTTTTAAAGTTTCAAGGTTTTTTGTATATCAGCATTTACAATTTTAGACGTGTATTGAGCGCCTTTTGTTACTTGTTCTTTTCTCTGGtgtattcattcctatgggaccaatttcgccacaagaacaacgatattccgtgaaccattcagcgaaacgttccacaaagtaatagcaatccaatcgggaacaatccacacgtttcggtatattactgtctatgtagtctaaaaactgtgggaggagttagggtggtaaatttggctataataataatatatatgtgagataacattaagtggtcttgctatgcaagaacacttaaatagtgATTTTTGGTTTTGGGCAGCAAAGTGTCCATTTATAGGTTACATTCAGTGGTGTtcaatttccctttttttctcaCTGCTAGGGCCATCCACCTGCAGCAACCAAGACAGCTACTGTCCCGGGACATTTTAGTTTTGAACTAATAAGAGTTGTTTGGGATAAAACCCCTACTAAAAACATTTGATATACTAAAACACAAGTTATATTGCTTTTCTTTTGCAAAACTCTGCCACACTCaagcacaattaaaaaaaaaaaaaaaatgatttagggTCCTAAAAGAGAGGGAACTGCCTCGCCAGGATAGGGGCACATAGAAGGTATGACACTATATTGGCATGTACTCAAAGAGTAGCTGTACGATTGTAAATACACTTCAAGTCACTAGCTCCCACTCGTGGCAGGGTTAATGTAACTGAAATTGCCCACAAACATTAAATATAGCATTTATCATTGAGATAAATTAGGTAGTAAATGTAATGTTAACATTACATacatcatacctcccaacatttctaaTGGACAAAGAAGGACACTCATTTTATGGATGAGATTTGGGGTGTGGTCGGGCTGTGGTCAAAAATTTTAGgagatttataaaataatttatgcagctaaaatgtaatttagaacaagaacaatgtatcttagtcaccaagactgatttctaaacacatctgTTGTAGTTTAagaacacattactgggagtattatcgctgtggagctctgttatacactcagacacattactgggagtattattgctgtggagctctgttatacactcagacacattactgggagtattattgctgtggagctctgttatacactcagacacattactgggagtattattgctgtggagctctgttatacactcagacacattactgggagtattattgctgtggagctctgttatacacacaccaacaatatggaggtcCTACAAGAGAGGGACTTTGGCatagacagagggatttgggcccaaaacagGAACGgtctctcctaaatagggacatatGGGAGGTATGCGTACCTTCCAGCAGCACAACTAAATCTAGCTAATGAAAGGGGCATTATAGCGTTCAGTGTACAGGTTTGTAATCCCAACACATTAATGATGCAATTCACATTACTGGTGACACTTCCAGCCACGAAAATGACCCATCATCAGAGCTCACAGGCGCACCAGGATGACAGACAGATCTGCAGGGTGGATCACGCCCCAGAAAGCCTAGTGCAGCAGGAGCCTATTTACTAATATGTTCATGCACTGCATTATGGGTGACTAGAAATAGCAATGAAACTGGGACTGTCCCGGTAAACTCAGGACAGTTGGCAAGTATGCACCCTCAAGACAGCCACTggtcatttaatttcttttaGGAGTTATCTAACCTTTGTCTCATACATATTGACGTTACGTGTGACACCGGTCACACGACCTTGTGAAAGAAGCTACTCATAGGGCAGCACCAATTCTAATGAGACAGACAAAATGCACTTACCGCTTGGACGGTTGCAGCTTCTGGGCTGTTAGGCGGCACTGCATCATGTCGGGTGTCATTTTCACAGAAAGATCTTGCATATTGGAACCATTCTCTTCCCATGTCATCTTCCACCTGGTGGCTCGTGCACATAAGCTTCTCCTGAGGTTTTATGCTGCAGTTTGAGGTCCATAATCTCCGGGAGCACGAACAACAGGGTGTGGACGTGGGCATTATGCAGGCTGCGGGCCGAGAGCAAGACGTACATTGACTAAACCGCTTGTGGCAGCCATTTAGGGTTTGTGGTTCATCTATAGACTCTGGACAACCTCCCACTACCGCCATTGTAGCCTCTAATCCTTTACTAATGGTGTCTGATACACGATGTCTGTCCCCGAGGGACATACTGGAGGGGGCCACATGTCTTGGTGCCAAACGGTAATGCCCATTCTGATTAACCCTATAACGGGGATGCTTAGGTTTTGGGACACCCCTCCGCTTTGCTTTGGCATTTGCAGAGAAAACTGGTAAGCGGTGTATAAGCAGGAAGCAATTTAGGCAAAAGAGCAGAATTACACAaggaattataataaaaataaggagCGCAAGAGGCGGGTGAAGGAGCAACTTGTCTTCTGCTTCAGGAGGAACAAGTGTTCCCTCTACTGAGGAAAGATTAGAAGGAACCAAAGTTCCCATTGTAAATCCAGAACTGCTGGATTAATTGGACAAGATTAAAGGGGAGGAGGATGTACCATGTGTTTGTGAATAGCTGGAAACTGGAGCTGAGGTGGGACCTATTCTCTCCAGACAGCAGACCCTCTGGAAAGGTAACATGGGGGAGCTAGGTCAAGACACCTGACACTCGGCAGGATATTGCCTTATTCACAACCATTACCAGATGGCACCTAAATTGGAGTCAGTTTTGCTGTCCATGGGGCACTGAAGGAGTTAATGTGAACCCATCCCGTCTGCTGGAGATTTAGCTCACTGTATTCTTATTTATGAACCTTAATAAAACTCCTGGACGCCATTTTATgatgttaaatattttaatttaaaaaaatgttttgttgtgtatatttatataaatgccgGTGCAAtgtgttggtttttaaatgcaccccATACGGCTCCAGCACTCACAGAGTTAATGTGAAGTTTTTAGAGAGGAGATGGACACACCCTATTTAACCCCTCATTCTCCAAAATAAGTTTATGGAATAAATTTGCAGATGGTATGATTGGCAGAGCACTAATTTCCTGTAGCCTAAGTGTTTGTTTATTCTCTTTTATTAGAAACCCTTTTATTTAAGAGACACTCTAAACAACATAACTCCTTGTGCCTATTGCATAGGTTATTGTGAAGGGACGTACCCTGCTCCAGTCTCCCTGAAAATAGTTGCTTATACCtgatagtgttttttgttttgtttttttaattgtggcTACTATATGACTTCTACCTCTGATGTTAAATGATCAATTTTTGCTTTCTCCTTTGCCATCCTCATTTGTCCAACATATGTgtgatggagctccctgtaccccggctgggtacctccgccaaggaccgctttctagctggaacaggggacaaaccgcagcacttctgcccacagtcgccgtggcttgactggggtcctggaaccgctccctcctgaaGGCGAATGGGGAGGGAGCCCCagacactggacgacactcagtcctgggagctctagtccttacaaggactttccccgttgaatcctccacagtggaacagtgattaaagggacactatagtcaccagaacaactacagcttattaaatttgttctggtgagtagaatcattaccttcaggctttttgctgtaaacactgttttttcagagaaaatgcagtgtttacatgacatgcgcattgtcgtctttTTGGCCTATTCCTGTTATAAACCAATTAGAACCTTCAATAATCACAGACACATGAATTAATTGgcaaaatattccacggctttattaaacatatataaataataaaatataaatttaaaaggtcattgtcaacaacgCTTGAAAAGACatccccccaattaacataactaaatacccagacaatgacctcaaacatatttacagaatacatccatataacagtgtaacatagcataaataacataaacattaacatagccacccagggcatccatttccaattgtaggggcataccaagacacccctacgccATTATCATaaccaccaagggcatccctttccactgtaggggcataccaagacacccctacaccattatcccagccaccaagggcatccatttccagtgtaggggcataccgagacaccccctacacccccaggttcgtagctaccgccaagctcgaacctaccaccaaatctaaaggtaagtattcctcctgacctatcccacttaccaaaaaccgacctacccccaattaacctaatccatcccccgccgccgtgacaaaACGGGAGAGTCATACCTCTTAGCCATTAACCAACTaaattagggagggtgggcgggacagctaacaacaggtaaagatttaaaattaaaatggaacccgAATTTAAAATGGCGAATTATTATATGACCAGGCCACTCCCCTTTAACCCACTAACCAATCAAGTCACACTcatccataggcctgcctcctagctatgtcaaggcccattccacctagctttgctattccatgggcttcatgacatgcgcattgtcgtctttTTGGCCTATTCCTGTTATAAACCAATTAGAACCTTCAATAATCACAGACACATGAATTAATTGgcaaaatattccacggctttattaaatatatataaataataaaatataaatttaaaaggtcattgtcaacaacgCTTGAAAAGACatccccccaattaacataactaaatacccagacaatgacctcaaacatatttacagaatacatccatataacagtgtaacatagcataaataacataaacattaacatagCCACCCAGGGGatccatttccaattgtaggggcataccaagacacccctacgccattatcatagccaccaagggcatccctttccactgtaggggcataccaagacacccctacaccattatcccagccaccaagggcatccatttccagtgtaggggcataccgagacacccctacacccccaggttcgtagctaccgccgagctcgaacctaccaccaaatctaaaggtaagtattcctcctgacctatcccacttaccaaaaaccgacctacccccaattaacctaatccatcccccgccacagtaCAGAGCTTGACCACCTCAAGCCTCCTGTGCGCCCCCACCCCGAATAAACAAGGCCTGTCTCAAACCGTCCTGGAAGCCTAAGTTAAGGAaatccaaacccacctccgaTAAATGAACTCCATCACGCCTGAAGTATCCTGGTAACATATCCTCTACTTCCCTATGTCTCACTACTACCCCCCCAGACCTTTTAATAAAAATTGCCAACAACTTATTGAACTTGCGTCTATATCTTGCCATAGCTACGAAATCCCGCGCATGACGCCAATGGAAACGCGGTACCGTTTCCGACCAAACAATAACCACCCCGGGGAGCAAGGATCTCAACTTATCCACGTCCCTCTTTATCCCACAAACTAATTCCCTTTGCGGCACCAGACCAAAATCATTCCCCCCTGTGTGGAACAATATGAAATCGGGGACTTCCCCCTGACCTATCTTCCGAAATAACTCCAAACACGTATCTCTCCAACcaaaaccccgaaaaccaaaccacaacaAACGTAACACATCCGACGGAAAGCCGAGCTGCGTGCCTTGTCTCTGAACTGCAGCTCTCCGTTCCGCCCAGTAGACATATGAATGGCCTACTATCCATGCGACTCCACctgaaaatgaaaagaaataactTATAACCACAGGGCCACCGTAATTGTACCCCATAACATCAActtgtttacattaaaagatCAGGTCGGACATATGAACGGAACCTGAGCGATTCCCATCTCCAAATCTTTTTAACTAACTCATCCCCTAGGCCTAACCTCGCCGCCTCTGTGGCAGCCCCGATCCTGAACGAGTGGGTGCCAAATTGCGTGGGATCCAGGCCCAGGCGTTCCAAGCCCAACTTAAAGACCATGGTGAACTGAAATTTTTACAACGCCGAGCCGTCCGCATGGCGAAAAAAAGAACCCTGCCCCTTAGGACGGATCTCCACATATCGCCGAGCACTGCTcaccgggcaagcctccaccTGAGGTATTGAAAATAGTTTAATCGTAcgacctctcccaaagacatcagttTTCGAGCGCCGTAGTCGAATAGCTACCCGTTCAACCCCTCCGTCCACGTCCGTGAACTGGAGACCACCTTGCCTAAGCTTGCTGCCACTTACAATCTCACTCACCCGAAAAGCCCCGAAAAATGCCCATACAAAAGCCACCTTAAATATCAAGACCTCGAACAAAGAGAAACATAAACCCGGCAGGGCTCCCAATAGTTGTTGAAGCAACCTAAAAGACACTGGCCTCCTAGTGTCAGGTGATA comes from Pelobates fuscus isolate aPelFus1 chromosome 5, aPelFus1.pri, whole genome shotgun sequence and encodes:
- the LOC134612003 gene encoding protein huluwa-like, which codes for MGTLVPSNLSSVEGTLVPPEAEDKLLLHPPLALLIFIIIPCVILLFCLNCFLLIHRLPVFSANAKAKRRGVPKPKHPRYRVNQNGHYRLAPRHVAPSSMSLGDRHRVSDTISKGLEATMAVVGGCPESIDEPQTLNGCHKRFSQCTSCSRPAACIMPTSTPCCSCSRRLWTSNCSIKPQEKLMCTSHQVEDDMGREWFQYARSFCENDTRHDAVPPNSPEAATVQAVTPKVKFSHTTSTQKKTQRGLEPFTPLSSINFERTGILHQDDSAQLSYCSGLQGPGLDSDFGVSAGVSLHILSTDSDNSSLSWISGMEWDYYDPYYMRRTRHRRDTRQNHHLPVLCSKQYWV